The genome window tGCATTTGTATTGTCAAGTACGATATCTGTTTGTGTCTTTTATAATAAGttcaaaaatgacaaatgaaaCTATAAATGGACTGATGTTAGGCTTCACAATATCTTGAAAATCGGGAGAATACGCaggtggattattttttttttaaagcaaagtaTATAGTCCTGAATAGAACAAAACGAAAAAGACAAGGCAATCTATTTATAGATGTTGTTGGGTCCTGCAGATGTTCCTTCATGATCACAAATAAGAAACATGGCTAGTGTAATATCAAGAAAGCAGCCgtgaaaaaaatctaactgaGTACAAAAGTTCTAAAGTTTCTGaatttatactaaatatatatatatttttttttatagtttcttAGTTTTCTGAAACTTAATTGGCTCTAATATTTTATGATGCAATAGCTCTTCTACTTTAAGTGTGGAATATAAatttccatttgtatttttttttcattactttaaagagtgtgtgtaaattCGTACTagagaaaaagataaaaacactttaatataAACCGGTTTTAAGTGATCAGAGTTGAGAATTCCACAGTGCTGTGGGTACTTCTGgtaaaagtataaattattattgaaGCCcaggtgtttatatatatatatatataaatatatacaaatatgtactgtattatcatCCAGCAGTAGCAAGTGCGTTTCTGAGTTTTCCATTACGTGAAAGCCCTTCGTGCCACTTGCTCCCTGCTCTGCAGCTTCCCCCTTTTCTCGTTCCCTCACGGAGAGAGAGGGTACTGACTCTGTCAATGGCTCATTCATATTAAAGCAGAATTAAAGGGTTTGCCACTCGGCAGTTCTGACAAAACCCTTTACAACAGGGAGCCTGTTCACACCagcttttattctctctctctctctctctctctctctctctcacacatacacacacactgtcacacacacactgtctcacacacacacacaaaacgtgGTCCACTTTGACAGAATGCATATGTAGGCTTGTAAAAAAGTTCCCAGTCAAAAGCACTTTTGTCATGTTGTGGGTGTGTGGATGAAGTGATACTGGGCCGCTCGGGTTTTCGCGGACGGTGTTGGTGATGCTCTGTTAAACCAGGCTCTAGAAAGCTCTTTAGTCAAGAGCTGCCAGACCATGATACAcgcttttcaaaagtaaagttgtCAGAAATGGTTGTGGGATTTTGAACCATTTTTGTCAGTATAATATGTCCAATATGAagaaagaaacttttttttttttttttgccaaataaaAATCTCCTCTGCATGAAATTTCTCTACAATTTCGGAAACCAGCTGCTTAGCCATACTACGTTCTGGACAGGAATTTAGACCTGTTGGGAAATACTGTACGGTTTAGTAGCTGATACCAAGTCATACCAAGTGGTGCGTTCATTTGGCACAACATCAGTATTAGATTGTTTTTGAAATTTATAATTACTTTGATGAAATGACAACAGAATCACGGTGACTACATGACGGCGGGATAATGTTGAACGGATGCTCTTTACACAATGttgtaaaaacaacattaatacCGAAATGATGGCCTGAGCGGGACTTGAACATCGTTCGCTGTGGCGCTGAGAGCACTGTGTGCTTACCACTGGACCATCTGGGGCCATGCTGTTGTTGTTAGTGAACGTATTTGCAACATTTCGTTGGAGTCGTTCATTCGACTTAATCTCAAAGCCATTTTAACCGATGTTAGGGGgttgaggtgggaatcgaacccagatcctggaggtgcaaggcatcTGTACTAAGGCTGTAATACAGGAAGTAGGCGTCCTGTCGTACACTCTTCTGAAATTACACCGGATCTGAAAAATAACTCTATCAACTGGTTAAagttttcttaatataatttccGCTCAGTAAACAATTTAGAGTACATTTGGTCGTGAAAGGAAGTAAACAAGAATTTAAGTGAtggcatttttatttcttgcatctttatgttttattttcaatttccCGTAGGACGATTTGTAACAAGGTGGGACACGATCTGGCGTATGGTTTGTCGCTAAACGCTTTTTGAGCAGTACATAGACTCATGTTTGCGTCTTCAGGTGGTCGTGTTTGTTGTAGACCGATTTAAGCCAACCTTTCAGCTCGGTATCAGATCGCCTCGTCCCTGGGACAATGTCAATCCTGAAGACATTTTTGATTCACGTTTATTAGATAATCAGGAGCATCGGAAATACAGACGTGACCTCCAAAAGGAGATCTTGTCCTTTTAAACGGGACTTTTGCTTAAtcactattgtgtgtgtgtgtgtgtgtgtgtgtgtgtacgcgtgtttgtgtgtgtgtgcgtgtgtttagaTCCTCCTGTTAAAGGTTTTATCTGATTTACTGTTGCGCCGCTGGCGACAGTAATGGGTGTTTAATTACtcaataaaagcattttatagATTTAgcaggaagagtgtgtgtgtgtgtgtgtgtgtgtgtgtgtgtgtggtattgaTTTTGCTGGAATAGGAACCAATGATTTCACAGAGAAGAGAATCTGCCCGTCTGTCGATGCGAtgctggtctctctctctctctctctctctctctcgcacacacactctcacacacactctctcacacacataggGTGCTTATGATATTATGTGTCCCTGAGCTGAGTAAAACAAACTAAATCATGTGAGTTAAAAGAATAACAAGCTCAGAAAATAACTTTCTGTTCCTTCATTCTTAAAACGGATAATAAAATGTGTTCCTCTGGAGGAGTGTGGAGCATTGCTTCAGGAAATGGGGGTtgcgtctttgtgtgtgtgtgtgtgtgtgtgtgtgtgtgtaagagggagagagagagagagagagagatgagcttTCCCCAGAGGACAGGAGGTTAGGGGCTATATTGGAACAACTGAAAGGCATTCTCTcatgcacccacacacactctctatcttcctcttttcctcaatcactgaaacacacacacacacacacacacaccacacaaacacacacacaccctaggTCAGCAGGTTTTCAGATAATGGGATTGTCATGGCTGTAGTGTGGAATAGAACAGAAAGTTCGAGATTGAGAACTTCAGCACGGCAGCGAATTTCAGCAGCGAGCAGTAAATTCCGAGGCTTTGGTGGGAAGTCATTTACCAAATTCCCCCTGCTAGCTCACACGCGGCCAAACTGCCAGGACTGGAGCtaataaaaatctgtttcaCCCACTTTTCAGGAAATACACACCCTCGTGCACTTGATTCTGATGAATCTCAtttgttatatatacagtatatatcatattttaaaagagaaaagagtCTTTGTTCCCACTCTAGCTCTTACTAATATAAGGCTAACACTTTAACATAACGctagtaattaaaatattaggtTTAGCTTCCAGTAAAATAAGGCTAATGCTGAAATTAATGACTAAAGAAGAGACCTCACTGATATAAAGCTAAACCTCAGTAATACTGTACAAGGCTAGCTCTCATTAATATAAAGCTAAGGCTAGCTGCCATGAGGCTAGTGCTACAGTAACTTCACTCTTACTAATACGAAGCTAAACCTTCATATGATAGGGCTAGCTTTAAAGCGAGTAAAACTAAAACCTCACTAATTTAAAGCTAAACCCCACTATCATTAGGCTAGCTTTCACTAATCTAAGGCTAACTCTCCCTAATATAAAGCTAAACCTTGATATTATTAAGGCTAGCTCTCAGTAATATGAGATAACATCATCACTTCTATAAGACCAGCTCTCATTAAAGCTAAAACTCATTATTGTAAGGCTTGTTCCTACTAATATAAAGttaaacattatgattttaagGCTAGCTCTAACTAATGTAAACCTAAACCACACAATTTTAAGGCTATTTCTCACTAATGTAAAGCTAAACCTTACAATTTTAAAGCTAGCCTTCATAAATATAAAGGTAAACCTTGCGATATTAAGGCTAGCTCTTACTAATATAAAGCTAAACCAAACTATTATAAGGCTAGCTCTAACTAATGTAAAGCTAAACCTTAGTATTATAAAGCTAGCTCTCACTAATGTAAAGTTACATCTAACTAACAAAAAGGCTCACAATCATAAATCCAAAGCGAAGTTGCTTATTAATGCTTACTGATAAAAAtgcaagatatatatatatttttgataagtaataaatgttttatatatgttttataataattaaatgtttttcataatGTTTTCGGTCAGTTCTTCAGCTGTTATGTAACAGTCCAGCCAGTAGTCTTTGGTCTGAGACAAACTGAAGGacactttctttcttctttcagaGCACCACCGTCGCATTTCACCGTCTGCCGTTTATTCTGAAAGTGAGACTTTAATTTAGACTGTGTCGCGTCTCTCTGTCTCCGCACAGGACGTgatgttcctcacacactccgtCTCAACCGCTGCCTTTCACTTTCTTTCATGCCTCATTTACAGGTTATGCAGAATTAATTACTGTTATCGTCTCATCTTTTTTCGCACGAATGGCGGAAAAAAGGTGTTTTTATCAAAGTACTGATGAGTTTTTGtctcacatttataaaatttaaatatgatcagtgtgtgagtgtataaaTACACAGCTGACCACTAGTGTCTCATCTAAAGCACAGAATTCCTTCGGGAGTGTAAAGTGACCTCGGGGTGTGTGCGCGTATCGATCAGAAGGATTAGCGGCTTGATAGAACCAAATGTAATTAGTCAGGCTTTTTGATTGCGCTAGATAGTGGGTGTAAATGCAGGTCCTTCTCCTCGAATCAGTGATTATCTGCGCAAAAGCAGTTTCGCTGACAAACAAAGCAGCACGCGTGATTTGACCTCTAAATGATTTACCTAATATGTAaatggaaaaaattataataacagtTACAGCTATTATGTACAGGCACATTTTATCTTTGCGTTGGATTGACTTTGACTTAaattgacactggagactccttccaaaaattgCTAAATAGACAGAAAAGTCTTTAGACTATATTTAGAGCCTTTTGTGGAAAAAATGCACTGTGAATAAACCCAGTTGTTACAATAATACAAGcttaatattaatgtaaattataCTAACAATGgagttaaattaataaaataattatgttattattattattattattatgattattattattattactactaataataataataatagtcaaaAATTTCACTTTAAGGAAATTCAcctaagacatacagtatacagcggaaataatattgtaatttaataaataaggtAAAACATAACGTTTTCATTGAAATGTGTTATACTTCATGATGTTATAATGTCCTTATGTCCATGTCAACATGTACTCCATTTCTATAACTCTTGTTTGTCCTGTACATGTCCTAAACAAATTAGAGCATAATTAATGTTCTAATGCATAAAAATTCCTAAATAATTTACGTAACTGTAGTAAAACGTGCACTACAGAGCAaacacatttcatttcatttaatgtgACACTGCGGCGTGTTTGTCTCTCGGTAGAGGATGTGTGTAGGTCAGTCTCTGTTCTCCCGCTGGGTAGAACCTGGATGTGTCCGAAACCACACCACCTACTCACTATATAGGTCATCCATCATCTTCAAACAGtccagtgcattatgggtattcTGTGTCTGCTGTGATACAACATTTGGACACAATCTATTGCTGTTGTGCTTTCAGACAAAATGGAGCACTTCCCGAAATAGTGGCACTACACATAGGGTGTGGGTTTCTACATAACtcgtatctgtgtgtgtgtgtgtgtgtgtgtccatgtgcgTGGCCTTTATGTGCCGTGGCGTTGTCCAATAACGCTCCCATGACTGATATAATTGGCCGAAATGGCTTGATGAAAAAAGGAAATCTGTTCTGTGCGCTctatctctccctctttccctcgCCCCCATATGGTGAGTTGTATAAAAGCCCTTTGTATTCACGATCTAAAATCTTTTTATCCATgtcagggtgtgtgtgcgtgcctgcgtgtgtgtgtgtgtgcgtgcgaatgtgtgtgtgcgtgtgtgcgtgagtaAGCAGAAAATGGTTGAGACACATTATGTTCTGGGGACCGGGGGGGACAGCTGTCGTCGGCTACAGTTGCTAATGCAGAGAGCGACGTTATTGATTGTTCATTATTACAGTACGCTGAAATATTATGTTCCCTTCTGGTGTGTATTTGCATGTAtggaaggatgtgtgtgtgagtgtgtgtgtttgtgtaacagGAGATTtcttgattacattaaagagcTTTCATTTGATCCACTTGAGATGAAGCCTTCTGCTGTATCTGTGTATCAAACTTCAGTGATATCATCCACTACGTTGTTGTTCTTCTTCCTCGTGTTCTCACTCCGTGTGggttgtgtgtgtaatgagagtTTCCTTCGAACAATTAATGTTACTGGGTAAAGAATAAACAATGGTACcacgtacagtatgtaaaacttcattctgtttttactttttaactgTGCATCAATTCTTATGTGTTAGCTTTGTTTTCtagttcatatatttttttgtaattattttgtataatCTTTTTATCTTATAAAATTATAGACacttatttgtgtgttttccctttctttctcttagGCGTGACAATGCAGTGGGCCTCTGAGCAGCCGCAGTGGGCGGAGcagcactatgacatcacatCCACCACTCGTTCACCAGCCCGCAAGTTCGAACCTTTCCGCAGTCAAAGGTTAACCAGTTCGTCTTCAGGTGCATCCTACCACCATTCCTGGGCTAACGATGACATCTCAGCGCTGACTGCCTCCAACCTGCTAAAAAGATATGCAGAACGTTACTCCACCATTTTAGACCTCCCCTGCGATAATGGACTCATCGGCTACCCGGACCCTACCATTTCTGCCAGTGTAAATGCACCCAGCGTAGTTAACAGAGCTCCAACCTTGCTTACAGGGAGAAAACTCGAGGCAGAGCCTTGGCTCGAGAGCGTATACCCTCCACTGGGCTGCGTCCCAGAACTAGTCCCCAAAGCACCCTTGACTGTATCGGACATGCCTGCGAGTGTGGGAAGCTCCCCTGGTGTTGGAGCTGGTAGCTTGCCAGAGCCCAGTTTCTCCAGCAGTAACTGTGCTAGCCAAACTAGTGCCCAGGAGTACAGCAGCACCCTTTATAGTTCCCCTTACTTGCACTCTGTGGGCTCCTATAATGCGCCACTTCTCCACCCAGTTGCCTCCCATCCCAACTTGGTGCCAACTTATGGTGCTAACGCCTCACCCAGCCTTCCAACCTATGGCTACCCAAGCACCGGATACCCCTATAGTCCTCCGTCCCCATCTGCCGCCTGCCTTTCTACCAGCATTGCACCAGCTACACCTCTGCCAGCATCCAGCATGAGTGGCTACTCTTACCCAACACCCAGTTTGGCACCACTGCCTGCAAGCGTTGCAGATAATGGTTCCCCAAGTTCGGACAGCCTCGGCAAGCCCTATTATTCAGCTGGACAAGGTGACATAAGGGCATTTGAGGAGTTTGGCTTCGGGGGTACTTCAAATTCAGACAGTCAGACAACAAGCAGTCCACTGTACCGGCCACCGCGGGGAAACGAGGGGCATAAGGGAAACGGATACGAGCAGTCGAGCGATGCACCGTCACTGCTCTTTAAACCTACCAATCCCAGTGACTCTCTACGTAGCCTTGAGTCTCTCGCTCAAGGTACTGCTGCATCCGGACAGTGCTTTGCGGCAACATCCTGCTCAGCCACCTCATCAAATCTGTACTCGTCTGTCTCGTCACACGCGCACCTTTGCCTCGACACACACACCCCCTGTTGAATCCTCACCCTCTGAAAGGGCAGTCAAAGGATTTTGTGTTGGTGTTTTGGCTCTGAGGATGTGCACCGGCACCTGCTCTGTATGGTGGTGTCGTTTGAGCACGGCTGTAGGAGGTTGTTCAATCCATGGACGTATactccttacacacacttacacatgtTGGCCTGTGGTTTGTGCTTGGAATGGGCTGTCCATAGAGACTACACAGAGTAAGAAGTAAAACTCATGGATCTGTAACCAGACTGAACATGCTCTGTTTGGAGGTGCTGAATAAAGGACAAATAGGGACCACTGgctggagacacacacacacatacagcataAGCAGCGTAACAGAATAAGCAGTACCTTGAAAAACTCTCAAGCTCCTCACGAGGACAAAGGAGATGAATGAACAAACAGAACGCTGTTGAAAAGTGGGATGCAGAGCTAGACACTGAGGAATGAGGTtaaagaatgtactgtatgtgagtgaTGAATATGCAGTATACTGTAGAGGTCATGGAAGCTCAGAGGCATCATTACCTATCGTTAGGTCTGAGTTTTTCTCCTTTCCAGCCTTGGCAGTCTCCACGCTTTCAATTTGTTAAAGAACCAGTTTTGGCAAGAAATCAAATGTGCCCGATTTCCCACTGACCCTAATTGTAGTTGTAATCCCAGTCAAGTATGGTCCCCAGGTCTATGAGGCTAATGTACCTAACAGGAATTAGAAGCATCATATGATATTGAGAAATTCTATGGTCATGCTgcactatttattattaaatcttattattGGAAAGTATCGCAAATTAAAGCTCATAATTGGAATTgaaaaaacgaaaagaaaaatCGAATAAGGTCTATTTTAATGCCTTGCCTTTGCCTACATTAGCAAGTAACAAGAGGGACAGGCaactatttattttctttgtatgtgtttaaaaaagagagattaaTTCAGCCAAAGCAACAGCAGTAGTGCTCGCTCTTCACCCACAAGTGACAAAAGTTACAAGTGACATGAGTGATTTATCACTCACAGGTTCAAATCCGTCTGAAAGTTTGTTAGGTCGCTCCAGGCACTTTGTGTTTCACACCTAACTTTGTATAGAATACTAGAGAGAATGGGTAGAAGACTGGATTGACTCTACATTGCctcattcatgcacacttgcgGAATGTCAGCCATGTTTTTGCCTcaaattgtgcaaaagtcttgagccaccaatttttttttcatattaaataaaaataaatgatgtagattaaattgagGAAacaagaacaaatgttttactgtgacaggctgcaaaagTGCACGttgatacaataaaaaaaaagtggttgtttatgtactgtaacaacctcagcagcaacctcgtttcccctctcgtctgttcctaCGGCACACGTCagcatcaccagcctgatcatgtcatcatttctcactggttcacgCCTTAAgctagatgtttttttaatgcttaaatggTTCATAGGCTTCCTCCGAAACTGCTCAGGAACAGGGACTGGACTGTAAATGAAAGACGAAAAGCTATTGCTCAAGGACTATGTTCAAAATACAAGGAAGTCTGACTCCTTGGAAGCACCATATGAAGTAATGCcaggggctcaagacttttgcacagtactatagtTCTAGCTTGGATTGATTTTGAGCTAGATCTGATTTGGACGCTTAATCcgaattcatttttttttttatcttccgtTAGTGAGACTCGAGCAGTAATTCCAGATCGGGTTTGCCAAATTGTGttgaagaaaacaaataaacctgtttGTCTGCTGTTCTATTGATTGCATCTAGACGTTTCTGAACTTCTACTGATTACAATAAAGATTGACTTCTATGGAGCTACATTATCCTCATAGATGAATTTTAAAACGTTAAAGGGAGTTGTTGACATTTGATTTCCCACCAAACCATTTCTTTAACACATTCATTTCAACTGAGCTGCTCAGAACCAAACCATTGTTGGACCCAAAATGTGTACAGTGCCTCAGATTGTTGTGTTAAGGATTCGTCTGTGGATTATAAATTAAGTAACGAGATTATGAGATTCAATTCGACGTGCTATTCCAGCTGTGTTTAACAATGCAGAGTCTCCCAGATGTTAAGGTAAACTACAAGCATTCGTGATCATTACTGTCACATTACTATAGAGTACTCTGgctactctgtgtgtgtgtgtgtgtgtgtgtgtgtgtgtgtgggtgtgtgtgtgtgtgtgtgtgtgaatgtaaacTTGAGCGCGAGAGAACCTCAGGAACGAATTTGTAAATTTGTACAGTTCCTCAGATCGTCGTGTTGAGGGTTTGTGTGCTAGTGTTTTGTTAAGGCTTTGTGCATATCTAAAAATAGTGCCACGTTTGTGTATCTCCATGCAAGTAGTGCAAATGGAGCTGTTTCACTGAATGTACAAAGACATTATACCAAGTTGCTACAAAAACCTCTCGAGAAGTCCTGGTTCCTTTATTCGTCTGGTTTATTTGTGTGCAATATTTACTAAGCACTCTGCATTACATTTTGCATTGTTACAGTGTGCATTAAATTTGGTTATTTTATATCATGCAATTTAATGCATTAAagattaaatgcattttttctgttgacgtttgtaaaaaaaaaaaaagttttgaacaATTTGAAGTGTTACAATCTTGAAATGTAATGGACTCGATTAGGATTTTATGCCATGGATTTACACGAAATTTTATTGTGTTAGCATTTGTGAGTCCGTCTGCATGGAGCATGCTTGTTCTCCTTGTACTTGGCGGGTTACCTTCAGTTacttccagtttcctcccacagtccaaagatatgcagactaggctaattggcctttccaaattccccgtagtgtgtaagtgagggTGTGCAAGCTTGTTCCCAGGGTATACGCCACctagtgccccaagtccccatgggatagggtccaggtctcccttgaccctgtacaggatagaGAACGAGCGAATAAGTTAGCCCATATTATTACAGTAATATGTAGCATTGGTTTAAGGCAGTGTGTCTCGatcctggtcctggaggaccctCTGTTCTGCACATTTGACTGATTTTCCTGCTCTATCACAACCACGGCTATTTGAAAAGGCTGAGTAGTTAAACCAGGTGTGCTGGAAAGCTAATAAAACACTAAGGTTTCTGAGAACCCCCctaaagtctggttcattttgatcagtgagaacacaaacGTTCTTTGCTTGGGAACTGTTCCAAATCCTCTGAAAATAGAAGTCTAAGGAATGATGCAGTGTACTAGGGCAAAGGGTTTAAAGCTCCGTTCAATGcgtatgaagtttgcatgttttcctcgtgcttggtgggtttcctcagggtactccggtttcctccacagtctaaagacatagTCCGTAGTGTATAAGTGAGTGGGTAAGAGCAAGGTAACATTTTACAAGGTAAGCGT of Clarias gariepinus isolate MV-2021 ecotype Netherlands chromosome 6, CGAR_prim_01v2, whole genome shotgun sequence contains these proteins:
- the LOC128526721 gene encoding fidgetin, producing the protein MRTARPAAFLSSSCSEEPEFQHGSIGGGQSHPQQLGAAPEHQRLRPGLDGAEVSRASPPVAKKRMTAPVCPGTNSDMMSSVYGVTMQWASEQPQWAEQHYDITSTTRSPARKFEPFRSQRLTSSSSGASYHHSWANDDISALTASNLLKRYAERYSTILDLPCDNGLIGYPDPTISASVNAPSVVNRAPTLLTGRKLEAEPWLESVYPPLGCVPELVPKAPLTVSDMPASVGSSPGVGAGSLPEPSFSSSNCASQTSAQEYSSTLYSSPYLHSVGSYNAPLLHPVASHPNLVPTYGANASPSLPTYGYPSTGYPYSPPSPSAACLSTSIAPATPLPASSMSGYSYPTPSLAPLPASVADNGSPSSDSLGKPYYSAGQGDIRAFEEFGFGGTSNSDSQTTSSPLYRPPRGNEGHKGNGYEQSSDAPSLLFKPTNPSDSLRSLESLAQGTAASGQCFAATSCSATSSNLYSSVSSHAHLCLDTHTPC